A single region of the Acidobacteriota bacterium genome encodes:
- a CDS encoding DUF1800 domain-containing protein translates to MKHRVHPGRCAAAAIACCIVLPVAAITAPVDSTGHAWVGDLAPLAESDFGYEQAAHLLERAGFGGTPAEIDELVALGLEGAVARLVDYEAIDDSALAPFDESGIWDPGMDPFPPSRAAAVRRARRHGRSLGVDVLPEDSSRPIQPVVDKFFYGLRSNVLETRRLALWWADRMVVTPRPLEEKMTLFWHDHFATSEVKVRDARKMHLQNRTLRRHATADFKSLVLAVMRDPAMLVYLDNRENVKDHPNENFGRELLELFTMGVGNYTEQDIREASRAFTGWTNDVLDYRFDAELHDDGPKTFLGREGNLGGEEVLDIILEQPATGEFIAGKVYRYLVREELDPVLQVELGRRLRESGYELKALLRTLLSSRDFYSPPSVATQIKSPVALFVSTYRKLGVPRAPTVPDMNSLAGRLGQQLLYPPNVAGWAGGRTWITPATLLERGNAMRSVLFPSALEEFGHPDRRMPGIYRQVGERLARGMTITAATKQGDAASNTLADADEEYNTRYGGYRGYVVAYERVKLVPRHVLDVDLRAMVLAAGATDAEGAVDHLLHRFLRVPLTGRGRATLVRHLERELESTGLEAQDPGASEKVEQALRSTLYLVFSSPEYQLG, encoded by the coding sequence TTGAAGCATCGCGTTCATCCGGGAAGATGCGCGGCGGCGGCGATCGCCTGCTGCATCGTCCTGCCTGTAGCCGCCATCACGGCGCCGGTCGATTCGACCGGCCACGCCTGGGTCGGAGATCTGGCGCCGCTGGCCGAATCGGACTTCGGCTACGAGCAGGCGGCGCACCTGCTGGAACGGGCGGGTTTCGGCGGCACGCCGGCGGAGATCGACGAACTCGTCGCGCTCGGACTGGAGGGCGCGGTCGCCCGGCTCGTGGACTACGAGGCGATCGACGACTCGGCGCTTGCGCCGTTCGACGAGTCCGGGATCTGGGATCCGGGCATGGACCCGTTCCCGCCCAGCCGGGCGGCGGCGGTGCGGCGGGCGCGGCGCCACGGACGTTCCCTCGGTGTCGACGTCCTTCCGGAGGATTCGTCGCGGCCGATCCAGCCGGTCGTCGACAAGTTCTTCTACGGGCTTCGCAGCAACGTGCTGGAGACGCGGCGGCTGGCGCTGTGGTGGGCCGACCGGATGGTGGTGACCCCGAGGCCGCTCGAAGAGAAGATGACCCTCTTCTGGCACGACCACTTCGCGACCTCGGAAGTCAAGGTCCGCGACGCGCGGAAGATGCACCTGCAGAACCGGACGCTCCGCCGTCATGCCACGGCGGACTTCAAGAGTCTGGTGCTCGCGGTGATGCGCGATCCGGCGATGCTGGTCTACCTCGACAACCGGGAGAACGTGAAGGACCACCCGAACGAGAACTTCGGCCGCGAGCTGCTCGAGCTGTTCACGATGGGGGTCGGCAACTACACCGAGCAGGACATCCGGGAGGCGTCGCGGGCTTTCACCGGCTGGACGAATGACGTCCTCGACTACCGGTTCGACGCCGAACTCCACGACGACGGCCCGAAGACCTTCCTGGGGCGCGAGGGGAACCTGGGCGGCGAGGAGGTGCTCGACATCATCCTCGAGCAGCCGGCGACCGGCGAGTTCATCGCCGGCAAGGTCTACCGCTACCTGGTGCGGGAGGAGCTCGACCCTGTGCTCCAGGTCGAACTGGGCCGCCGGCTGCGCGAGTCCGGATACGAACTGAAGGCGCTGCTGCGGACGCTCCTGTCGTCGCGGGACTTCTACAGTCCGCCGTCGGTCGCCACACAGATCAAGAGTCCGGTCGCGCTGTTCGTCTCGACCTACCGCAAGCTCGGCGTGCCGAGGGCGCCCACTGTGCCCGACATGAACAGCCTCGCGGGCCGTCTGGGCCAGCAACTGCTGTATCCGCCGAACGTCGCCGGTTGGGCGGGCGGACGCACCTGGATCACGCCGGCGACGTTGCTCGAGCGCGGCAACGCGATGCGCTCGGTCCTCTTTCCGTCCGCGCTCGAGGAGTTCGGTCATCCGGACCGGCGGATGCCCGGGATCTACCGCCAGGTCGGCGAGCGGCTGGCGCGGGGGATGACGATCACGGCGGCGACGAAGCAGGGCGACGCCGCGTCGAACACGCTGGCCGACGCGGATGAGGAGTACAACACCCGCTACGGCGGCTATCGCGGCTACGTGGTGGCCTACGAGCGGGTCAAACTCGTGCCGCGTCATGTCCTCGACGTCGACCTGCGGGCCATGGTGCTGGCGGCCGGCGCCACCGACGCCGAGGGAGCGGTCGACCACCTTCTGCACCGGTTCCTGCGCGTTCCGCTGACGGGCCGAGGGCGCGCGACCCTGGTTCGGCACCTCGAGCGCGAGCTGGAGTCGACGGGCCTGGAGGCGCAAGACCCGGGCGCGTCGGAGAAAGTCGAGCAAGCGCTACGCTCGACGCTCTACCTCGTCTTCAGTTCGCCCGAGTATCAGTTGGGATAG
- a CDS encoding aldo/keto reductase: MKVVQLGEKCGLRVSELCLGTMNFGEPGRGHQGDWTLDIDTSRPIFQAAIERGLFYFDCADIYGIGACERVVGALLRELLPRDEYVIATKVSMPMGRSPNQGGLSRKHIMEGVDGCLQRLGLDYIDQLIIHRHPHGIPGQVQAPIEETLEALHDVVKAGKALYLGASSMFAWQFTELQMTAQRNGWTEFVSMQNHYNLVYREEEREMNPYCARTGVALTPWSPLARGILTGSYRGSFDEGGTDRSKGGDRVRTEMLYGGAATFDIADRVVEVAGKYGRTPAQISLAWLVNKPEVTSPVVGVSKISQIEQLVEATTIELDAEDVAYLEELYQPVENLLSRGHS, translated from the coding sequence TTGAAGGTGGTCCAGTTGGGCGAGAAGTGCGGACTCCGGGTGTCCGAGTTGTGCCTGGGAACGATGAACTTCGGCGAGCCGGGCAGGGGTCACCAGGGCGACTGGACGCTCGACATCGACACCTCGCGGCCGATCTTCCAGGCCGCCATCGAGCGCGGCCTGTTCTACTTCGACTGCGCGGACATCTACGGCATCGGCGCCTGCGAGCGGGTGGTCGGCGCTCTGTTGCGCGAACTGCTGCCGCGCGACGAGTACGTGATCGCGACCAAGGTGTCCATGCCGATGGGCCGATCGCCGAACCAGGGCGGGCTGTCCCGGAAGCACATCATGGAGGGGGTCGACGGCTGCCTGCAGCGGCTGGGCCTCGACTACATCGATCAGTTGATCATCCATCGGCACCCGCACGGCATTCCCGGCCAGGTCCAGGCGCCGATCGAGGAGACGCTGGAGGCGCTGCACGACGTGGTCAAGGCGGGCAAGGCGCTCTACCTGGGCGCTTCGTCCATGTTCGCGTGGCAGTTCACGGAGCTCCAGATGACGGCGCAGCGGAACGGCTGGACCGAGTTCGTGTCGATGCAGAACCACTACAACCTCGTGTACCGCGAGGAAGAGCGGGAGATGAACCCGTACTGCGCCCGGACCGGCGTGGCGCTGACGCCCTGGTCGCCGCTGGCGCGCGGGATCCTGACGGGCTCCTACCGGGGCAGCTTCGACGAGGGCGGCACGGACCGCTCGAAGGGCGGCGACAGGGTGCGCACCGAGATGCTCTACGGTGGCGCCGCCACCTTCGACATCGCCGACCGGGTGGTCGAAGTGGCCGGGAAGTACGGCCGCACGCCGGCGCAGATCTCGCTGGCCTGGCTGGTGAACAAGCCGGAGGTCACGTCGCCCGTCGTCGGGGTGTCGAAGATCTCCCAGATCGAGCAGCTCGTCGAGGCGACGACGATCGAACTCGACGCGGAGGACGTCGCCTACCTGGAGGAGCTGTACCAGCCGGTGGAGAACCTGCTGTCGCGCGGCCATTCCTGA
- a CDS encoding PQQ-binding-like beta-propeller repeat protein: MKFVALVASACALASPPVTAQAGATGDWPAFGGDPGNSKYSTLDEIDRSNFQDVEVVWRWRSIAADTEVPRSVRRGQFKAIPLEVGGRIFVSTSLSQVAAIDADSGETLWAYDPESWRAGRPANLGFHHRGVAWWTDGERERILIPTHDRRLVSLDAATGEPDPDFGDGGAVEMTPHLGREVMERLTTHSSPPAVCGDTVIVGSIVADFATHREAPPGFVRAYDIPTGDLAWVFHTIPQNDELGVETWEDESWRYSGNTNVWSMITVDEEAGTAYLPVGTPTNDLYGGHRLGDNLYAESIVAVDCETGERRWHYQFVHHGLWDYDPPTAPNLFEATVEGERVRGVVQVTKQAFAFVFDRVTGKPVWEIEEREVPPSDVPGERAAPTQPFPTRPAPFDRQGITEDDLIDWTPELRAEAIEIAADYDLVPLYTPPRFEEAGKPTIQLPADGGGANWTGAAVDPETGILYVVSHTRAASVSLTRPDPNRSDLNFVPDRWYRTVEGPRGLPLVKPPYGRITAIDLNTGEHLWMVPHGVGPVNHPAIADLELGRLGVATHTAAPLLTPTLLFVTAAGEHSGDPEANEPDVPPEISVYDKATGEYLGGIELPGTPNSNVISYEHGGRQYLAVATGGGRFGIGGGGTTPELVVLALPREEP, encoded by the coding sequence ATGAAGTTCGTCGCCCTGGTGGCTTCTGCCTGCGCGCTCGCCAGCCCGCCCGTCACAGCCCAGGCGGGCGCCACCGGCGACTGGCCGGCTTTCGGCGGGGATCCCGGCAACAGCAAGTACTCGACGCTCGACGAGATCGACCGCTCCAACTTCCAGGATGTCGAGGTCGTCTGGCGCTGGCGCTCGATCGCCGCGGACACTGAAGTCCCGCGCAGCGTCCGACGCGGCCAGTTCAAGGCGATTCCACTCGAGGTCGGCGGCCGGATCTTCGTCTCGACCTCGCTCAGCCAGGTGGCCGCGATCGACGCCGACAGCGGCGAGACGCTCTGGGCCTACGACCCGGAAAGCTGGCGCGCCGGCCGGCCGGCGAACCTCGGCTTCCACCACCGCGGAGTCGCCTGGTGGACAGACGGCGAACGCGAGCGGATCCTGATTCCGACGCACGACCGTCGGCTGGTCTCACTCGATGCCGCAACCGGAGAACCCGATCCCGACTTCGGCGACGGCGGCGCGGTCGAGATGACGCCTCATCTGGGCCGCGAGGTGATGGAGCGCCTGACGACGCACAGTTCGCCGCCGGCAGTCTGCGGCGACACGGTGATCGTCGGCTCGATCGTGGCGGACTTCGCCACTCACAGGGAAGCGCCGCCCGGCTTCGTCCGCGCCTATGACATCCCGACCGGCGACCTCGCCTGGGTCTTCCACACCATCCCGCAGAACGACGAACTCGGTGTCGAGACCTGGGAGGACGAGTCGTGGCGCTACAGCGGCAACACGAACGTCTGGTCCATGATCACGGTCGACGAGGAGGCGGGAACCGCCTACCTGCCGGTCGGCACGCCGACAAACGACCTCTACGGCGGCCACCGACTCGGCGACAATCTCTACGCCGAGAGCATCGTCGCGGTCGACTGCGAAACGGGCGAGCGCCGCTGGCACTACCAGTTCGTTCACCACGGCCTCTGGGACTACGACCCCCCGACCGCACCCAATCTGTTCGAGGCGACGGTGGAGGGCGAGCGGGTACGAGGCGTGGTCCAGGTCACGAAGCAGGCCTTCGCCTTCGTCTTCGACCGGGTGACCGGCAAGCCGGTGTGGGAGATCGAGGAGCGCGAGGTGCCGCCAAGCGACGTGCCGGGCGAGCGTGCCGCGCCAACCCAGCCCTTCCCGACCCGGCCGGCGCCCTTCGACCGCCAGGGCATCACCGAGGACGACCTGATCGACTGGACGCCCGAACTCCGCGCCGAGGCGATCGAGATCGCGGCCGACTACGACCTGGTGCCGCTCTACACGCCGCCGCGCTTCGAGGAGGCGGGCAAGCCGACGATCCAGTTGCCGGCCGACGGCGGCGGTGCGAACTGGACTGGCGCCGCGGTCGATCCCGAAACCGGGATCCTCTACGTCGTCTCGCATACCCGTGCGGCCAGCGTCTCCCTGACCAGGCCTGATCCGAACCGCTCCGACCTGAACTTCGTGCCGGATCGTTGGTACCGGACCGTCGAGGGGCCGCGTGGGCTGCCCCTGGTCAAGCCGCCGTACGGGCGGATCACGGCGATCGATCTGAACACCGGCGAACACCTCTGGATGGTCCCGCACGGCGTCGGTCCGGTGAACCATCCAGCCATCGCCGACCTCGAACTCGGCCGGCTCGGGGTCGCCACTCACACCGCGGCGCCCCTGCTTACTCCCACGCTGCTCTTCGTCACCGCGGCGGGAGAACACTCCGGCGATCCGGAAGCGAATGAACCCGACGTACCGCCCGAGATCAGCGTCTACGACAAGGCGACGGGCGAATACCTGGGCGGCATCGAGCTGCCCGGCACTCCCAACTCGAACGTGATCAGCTACGAACACGGCGGCCGGCAGTACCTCGCCGTCGCCACCGGCGGTGGCCGGTTTGGAATAGGCGGCGGCGGAACGACTCCCGAGCTCGTCGTGCTGGCGCTGCCCCGAGAGGAACCCTAG
- a CDS encoding cytochrome c → MRSKNLAATLTAAVVLAAFTAIAVSPAAASEHEEPVGNLAELMRAILFPNSNFLFDVQTTDPGTPPEPGSEDDRSASALFSGIYTGWQVPQQAALALAEVEPLIMNADRKCENGRDAPVANEDYQKWARQLTEVAKQIYAAAHEEDRERVSDLTNNLAGACEDCHAVYRKYQDRCRR, encoded by the coding sequence ATGCGTTCGAAGAACCTGGCGGCGACGCTGACGGCCGCCGTTGTCCTCGCGGCCTTCACAGCGATCGCCGTATCGCCCGCTGCCGCCTCCGAGCACGAAGAGCCTGTCGGCAACCTGGCCGAACTGATGCGCGCCATCCTGTTCCCGAACTCCAACTTCCTGTTCGACGTCCAGACGACGGATCCCGGTACCCCGCCCGAGCCGGGCAGCGAGGACGACCGCTCAGCGTCGGCCCTCTTCTCCGGCATCTACACCGGCTGGCAGGTGCCGCAGCAGGCGGCACTGGCGCTGGCCGAGGTCGAGCCGCTGATCATGAACGCCGACCGCAAGTGCGAGAACGGCAGGGACGCTCCGGTCGCCAACGAGGACTACCAGAAGTGGGCCAGGCAGTTGACCGAGGTTGCCAAGCAGATCTACGCCGCGGCGCACGAGGAGGATCGGGAGAGAGTCAGCGATCTGACGAACAACCTCGCTGGCGCCTGCGAGGACTGTCACGCGGTCTACCGCAAGTACCAGGACCGCTGCCGCAGGTAG
- a CDS encoding PQQ-dependent dehydrogenase, methanol/ethanol family: MKLKRTVLLAVGTALFLAAATVSQPPPRRAEAAYAVDDAALVAAAGRTGDWLTYGGTYKEQRYSVLDQINDGNVDQLGIAWVQETNTKRGLEATPLIVDGVMYATGAWNVIYALDAVTGEPLWTYDPEVPRSIAMKTCCDAVNRGAALYRGKVISATLDGRLIAIDAETGELAWSTMTVPEDSMYTITGAPRIAKGKVIIGNSGAEYGVRGYVDAYDAETGERAWRFYTVPGNPADGFENEAMRMAAETWTGEWWTGGGGGTVWDSIVYDPELDLLYIGVGNGAPWDRNLRSPGGGDNLFLSSIVALRPDTGEYVWHYQTTPGDTWDYTATQPIMLAELPIGGRVRQVLMQAPKNGFFYVLDRRTGELISAEEFVTVTWASHVDLASGRPVELAGARYTDQTVNVSPGPLGGHNWHPMAFSPKTGLVYIPAMEMGNFYVPDPNYQYTPGQWNLGVRAAAPEDIPQAIVDATGLSGQMLAEDAPPALLSGHLLAWDPVAQREVWRAQYTMPWSGGVLATAGNLVFQGTPFGQLTAYRADDGEKLWESYTGSGVIAPPITFESGGTQHIAVMSGWGGAFGIVGSRSARQAVESEGRIVVYALGATGRPIERQERREIRVTRVDHGASTEDIDAGRRLFNQYCLVCHGYGAVSGGVTPDLRQSSQRVFDSYEAALLEGALVDLGMPSFAPVLDHDDVALIKAYVLHRRNMLADEQAAVAP; encoded by the coding sequence ATGAAGCTGAAGCGCACCGTCCTTCTTGCCGTTGGAACGGCCTTGTTTCTGGCCGCCGCGACGGTCTCCCAGCCGCCGCCCCGCCGGGCCGAAGCCGCCTACGCGGTCGACGACGCCGCGCTGGTCGCGGCCGCGGGCCGCACCGGCGACTGGCTGACCTACGGCGGCACCTACAAGGAGCAGCGCTACAGCGTCCTCGACCAGATCAACGACGGCAACGTGGACCAACTCGGCATCGCCTGGGTCCAGGAGACGAACACGAAGCGGGGCCTCGAGGCCACGCCGCTGATCGTCGACGGCGTGATGTACGCGACCGGCGCCTGGAACGTGATCTACGCCCTCGACGCGGTGACCGGCGAACCGCTGTGGACCTACGACCCGGAGGTGCCGCGCTCTATTGCGATGAAGACCTGCTGCGACGCCGTGAACCGCGGCGCCGCGCTCTACCGGGGCAAGGTGATTTCCGCCACGCTCGACGGCCGTCTGATCGCCATCGACGCCGAGACCGGAGAACTCGCCTGGTCGACGATGACCGTGCCCGAGGACTCGATGTACACGATCACCGGCGCGCCGAGAATCGCCAAGGGCAAGGTGATCATCGGCAACAGCGGCGCCGAGTACGGCGTGCGCGGCTACGTCGACGCCTACGACGCCGAGACGGGCGAGCGCGCCTGGCGCTTCTACACCGTGCCCGGCAACCCGGCCGACGGCTTCGAGAACGAGGCGATGCGGATGGCCGCCGAAACCTGGACCGGCGAATGGTGGACCGGAGGCGGCGGCGGCACGGTGTGGGACTCGATCGTCTACGACCCGGAACTCGACCTGCTCTACATCGGCGTCGGCAACGGCGCGCCGTGGGACCGCAACCTGAGGAGCCCCGGCGGCGGCGACAACCTGTTCCTGTCGTCCATCGTCGCGCTCAGGCCCGACACCGGCGAGTACGTCTGGCACTACCAGACCACGCCGGGCGACACGTGGGACTACACGGCGACCCAGCCGATCATGCTCGCCGAGCTGCCGATCGGCGGCCGGGTCCGACAGGTCCTGATGCAGGCGCCGAAGAACGGCTTCTTCTACGTCCTCGATCGCCGCACCGGCGAACTGATCTCGGCCGAGGAGTTCGTCACCGTCACCTGGGCCAGCCACGTCGACCTGGCCAGCGGCCGGCCGGTCGAGCTCGCCGGCGCCCGCTACACCGACCAGACCGTCAACGTATCGCCGGGGCCCCTCGGCGGCCACAACTGGCATCCGATGGCGTTCAGCCCGAAGACCGGCCTCGTCTACATCCCGGCGATGGAGATGGGGAACTTCTACGTTCCGGACCCGAACTACCAGTACACCCCCGGACAGTGGAACCTGGGTGTCCGGGCGGCGGCCCCCGAGGACATCCCGCAGGCAATCGTCGACGCCACCGGCCTTTCGGGCCAGATGCTGGCCGAAGACGCGCCGCCGGCCCTGCTCTCGGGCCACCTGCTAGCCTGGGATCCGGTCGCCCAGCGGGAGGTCTGGCGGGCGCAGTACACGATGCCCTGGTCGGGCGGCGTGCTTGCCACGGCCGGTAACCTCGTCTTTCAGGGCACGCCTTTCGGCCAGCTGACCGCGTATCGAGCCGATGACGGCGAGAAGCTCTGGGAGAGCTACACCGGCAGCGGCGTCATCGCGCCGCCGATCACCTTCGAGTCCGGCGGCACCCAGCACATCGCCGTCATGTCCGGCTGGGGCGGCGCCTTCGGCATCGTCGGCAGCCGCTCCGCCCGGCAGGCGGTCGAGTCCGAAGGCCGGATCGTCGTCTATGCCCTCGGCGCCACCGGCCGGCCGATCGAGCGACAGGAGCGGCGCGAGATCCGGGTCACTCGCGTCGACCACGGTGCCTCGACCGAAGACATCGATGCCGGGCGCCGCCTGTTCAACCAGTACTGCCTCGTCTGCCACGGCTACGGCGCCGTCTCCGGCGGCGTCACCCCGGACCTGCGACAGTCGTCACAGCGGGTCTTCGACTCCTACGAGGCCGCCCTGCTCGAGGGGGCCCTGGTCGACCTCGGCATGCCCAGCTTCGCACCGGTCCTCGACCACGACGACGTCGCCCTGATCAAGGCCTACGTCCTCCACCGTCGCAACATGCTCGCCGACGAGCAGGCCGCGGTGGCCCCCTGA
- a CDS encoding PQQ-binding-like beta-propeller repeat protein, with product MAVAALAAPLASPPLPGQTGASGDWPAFGGDPGNTKYSTLDQIDRDNFQDVEIAWRWRLIAADTKVPSSVRRGQFKTIPIEVGGRVFVATSLSQVAAIDAGTGDTLWTYDPESWRAGRPANEGFQHRGVAYWTDGERERVLLPTHHRRLVSLDAATGKPDPDYGGGGTPPVLVALALPREESGS from the coding sequence GTGGCCGTTGCGGCGCTTGCTGCACCACTCGCGAGCCCGCCCCTCCCCGGGCAGACCGGAGCCTCCGGCGACTGGCCCGCATTCGGCGGCGATCCCGGCAACACCAAGTACTCCACGCTGGACCAGATCGACCGCGACAACTTCCAGGACGTGGAGATCGCCTGGCGCTGGCGCTTGATCGCCGCGGACACGAAGGTCCCGAGCAGCGTGCGGCGCGGTCAGTTCAAGACGATCCCGATCGAGGTCGGAGGTCGCGTCTTCGTCGCCACGTCGCTCAGCCAGGTCGCTGCGATCGACGCCGGGACGGGCGACACGCTCTGGACCTACGACCCGGAGAGCTGGCGCGCCGGCCGCCCGGCGAACGAAGGCTTCCAGCACCGGGGAGTCGCCTACTGGACGGACGGAGAGCGGGAGCGGGTACTCCTTCCAACCCACCACCGCCGGTTGGTCTCGCTCGACGCCGCAACCGGAAAGCCCGATCCCGACTACGGCGGCGGCGGCACGCCGCCGGTGCTCGTCGCCCTGGCGCTGCCCCGAGAGGAATCCGGATCATGA
- a CDS encoding DUF1501 domain-containing protein has protein sequence MAERLPCGCSRRDFLHRGLLGLGVAAGLPAVLGRTSAALALEELRSGISDASGRILVVVELSGGNDGLNTVIPFRNDEYYRVRPNLGIRRKRAIALTGEAGFHPSLVGMEGLYKDGNLAVVEGCGYPNPSLSHFSSMGFWHTGVPNGGEALGWLGRLADDHGPDGTPNYIVNVASSQSLAVRAARHSPLVFDDPGRLRRQGTPGEKQALGQFGTDEASGNDALDFLRGTAANAASSAALVRDAWSGYRTPVDYGIGGLGADLRKVAALIEAELPTRIYYVSFRGNSFDTHVHQADTHARLLTYMSDAVAGFLRDVDRIGRADDVAVLMFTEFGRRVEENASLGTDHGTAGPMFIAGKGVAGGFYGDTPSLTDLDDGNLKMTTDFRRVYASMIEGWMGMDDASAVLKGEFPALPVFGVTS, from the coding sequence ATGGCTGAACGACTTCCCTGCGGCTGTTCGAGGCGCGACTTCCTGCACCGCGGCCTTCTTGGACTCGGCGTCGCCGCCGGTCTTCCGGCGGTTCTCGGCCGCACGTCCGCCGCGCTCGCGCTCGAGGAACTGCGGTCCGGGATCTCCGACGCGTCGGGACGCATCCTGGTCGTGGTGGAACTCTCCGGCGGCAACGACGGGCTGAACACGGTCATCCCGTTCCGGAACGACGAGTACTACCGGGTACGCCCGAACCTGGGCATCCGCCGGAAACGGGCGATCGCGCTCACCGGGGAGGCGGGGTTTCACCCGTCGCTCGTCGGCATGGAGGGCCTGTACAAGGACGGGAACCTGGCGGTCGTCGAGGGCTGCGGCTATCCGAACCCGAGCCTGTCCCACTTCTCGTCGATGGGTTTCTGGCACACGGGCGTGCCGAACGGCGGCGAGGCGCTCGGCTGGCTCGGCCGTCTCGCCGACGATCACGGCCCGGACGGCACGCCCAACTACATTGTCAACGTGGCCAGCTCGCAGTCCCTGGCGGTGCGCGCGGCCCGGCACTCGCCGCTGGTGTTCGACGACCCGGGCCGCCTCCGGCGCCAGGGCACGCCGGGCGAGAAACAGGCGCTCGGCCAGTTCGGCACGGACGAGGCGAGCGGCAACGACGCCCTCGACTTTCTGCGCGGTACGGCGGCCAACGCCGCTTCCAGCGCGGCGCTCGTGCGCGACGCCTGGTCCGGCTACCGCACGCCGGTCGACTACGGCATCGGTGGCCTCGGCGCCGACCTGCGCAAGGTCGCGGCCCTGATCGAGGCCGAGCTGCCCACCCGCATCTACTACGTGAGCTTCCGCGGCAACTCGTTCGACACCCACGTCCACCAGGCCGACACCCACGCCCGCCTGCTGACGTACATGTCCGACGCGGTCGCGGGCTTCCTGCGCGACGTCGACCGGATTGGCCGCGCCGACGACGTGGCGGTTCTCATGTTCACCGAGTTCGGCCGGCGGGTGGAGGAGAACGCGAGCCTCGGCACCGACCACGGCACCGCCGGCCCGATGTTCATCGCCGGCAAGGGCGTCGCCGGCGGCTTCTACGGCGATACCCCGAGCCTCACCGACCTCGACGACGGCAACCTGAAGATGACGACCGACTTCCGGCGGGTCTACGCGTCGATGATCGAGGGCTGGATGGGGATGGACGATGCCTCCGCCGTCCTCAAGGGCGAGTTCCCGGCGCTGCCGGTCTTCGGCGTGACGTCGTAG